Proteins from one Podospora pseudoanserina strain CBS 124.78 chromosome 1, whole genome shotgun sequence genomic window:
- a CDS encoding hypothetical protein (COG:S; EggNog:ENOG503NX8J) yields MANRPDFIDVRSKSSASVGRPLRSPRLHVAGEAPPELSPLDAFALQSRLLAKQLQESQKSGRRMSRLPPLTTESPLIMQGRSEYFRSMSHDSASEEEFAAQHSAGSGFRPEVETDINNRPVSVHPRMSHIPPTPEQNVPVPKLPPTFDSQKEADQEQEHDRESLFGVGARREHSPGPMDTAAPPAQLTRTVTQESIPLPASTPTRSITSSPERISKTTSHEAGGLVPPRPLFTKRSSSLMSSHDSSADDEGFSTPMSTSFHSQGSRKFSTSSGVLSPGFAPYQRSPSISSDISALPRPSFNFSRPLSRAGTPSLDPPARQASSDSHASFMLTTDDAAHTPISMSSEALTESTPKEDVFVLPRGKALQRNSVVLPDMKAPARFSWEHPVENHGQPPPSPPSRPASRPTSSTGPPNPPEANTRPSHERSKLSTEIFRSGPEPFPPLGRPSTESARVSGESQRGRAPFAHLHDAAAGRSIMSNNTSDSASTIKPGPATPANQPTMADLTAEEHVNKAIALHQEGSLPESAWHLRHAAKQGHPTGMLLYALACRHGWGMRPNPREGVEWLRKAMDSANLEIKEDEEHAKEGKHVDVNERKTHRAQLALSIYELGVSHMNGWGIEQDKVLALKCFETAGAWGDVDALAEAGFCYAQGIGCKKNLKKSAKLYREAESKGMSMVGNSWIHKPKYADDPEKDKKDRAKSKSRKSIFSRKTH; encoded by the exons ATGGCGAACCGACCTGACTTTATCGACGTGAGGTCGAAATCCTCCGCTTCCGTTGGACGCCCGCTACGGTCCCCTCGTCTCCATGTTGCGGGCGAAGCACCGCCGGAACTATCACCTCTCGATGCCTTCGCGCTACAAAGCCGTCTGCTGGCAAAGCAGCTGCAGGAAAGTCAAAAGTCTGGGCGACGCATGAGTCGACTGCCACCGTTGACTACTGAAAGCCCGTTGATCATGCAGGGAAGGTCGGAGTATTTTCGATCCATGTCCCACGATTCTGCTTCCGAGGAAGAATTCGCTGCGCAGCACAGCGCAGGCTCTGGATTTAGACCAGAGGTGGAAACTGATATCAACAACCGACCTGTTTCAGTGCATCCCCGAATGAGCCATATACCACCTACGCCTGAGCAGAATGTCCCGGTACCAAAACTGCCGCCGACCTTTGACTCGCAGAAGGAGGCAGATCAGGAGCAGGAACACGACCGCGAGAGCTTGTTCGGGGTCGGAGCTCGAAGGGAACATTCACCAGGCCCAATGGATACTGCTGCTCCCCCTGCCCAACTGACGAGGACGGTAACGCAGGAGAGTATACCTCTCCCAGCATCGACACCTACTCGCTCGATTACTAGCTCCCCCGAAAGAATATCCAAGACAACCTCCCATGAAGCTGGGGGGCttgttcctcctcggcctctaTTCACTAAGCGCTCTTCGAGTTTGATGTCCTCTCATGACAGTTCGGCCGACGATGAAGGATTCAGCACCCCGATGAGCACATCATTTCACTCTCAGGGGTCTCGCAAGTTTTCTACCAGCAGCGGTGTGTTGTCGCCTGGGTTTGCCCCATACCAGCGATCACCTTCCATCAGCTCGGATATTTCTGCTTTGCCGCGCCCGTCATTCAATTTCTCTAGACCACTCAGCAGAGCTGGGACACCAAGTCTGGATCCACCAGCACGGCAGGCATCATCTGATAGTCATGCTTCGTTCATGCTCACGACCGATGATGCAGCCCATACGCCCATCAGTATGAGCAGCGAGGCACTCACCGAGTCTACGCCCAAAGAAGATGTATTTGTGCTGCCGCGAGGTAAGGCTTTGCAAAGGAACTCGGTTGTCCTGCCGGACATGAAGGCCCCGGCGAGATTTTCATGGGAACATCCTGTTGAAAACCAtggacaaccaccaccatccccacctAGCAGGCCGGCAAGCAGGCCAACAAGTTCAACCGGCCCGCCGAATCCTCCTGAAGCCAACACTCGGCCGTCACACGAGCGTAGTAAGCTCAGCACTGAGATTTTTAGATCGGGACCAGAGCCATTCCCACCTCTGGGCAGACCATCGACAGAGAGTGCCCGTGTGTCTGGAGAGTCGCAACGAGGCCGTGCTCCCTTTGCCCATCTACACGATGCTGCTGCGGGGAGATCGATAATGTCGAACAACACAAGCGATTCGGCAAGCACAATCAAGCCTGGACCTGCCACACCGGCTAACCAACCAACGATGGCCGATCTCACTGCGGAAGAACACGTTAACAAGGCCATTGCTCTTCACCAGGAAGGTTCGCTGCCAGAGTCAGCGTGGCATTTACGGCACGCAGCCAAGCAGGGTCACCCTACTGGCATGCTGCTATATGCTTTGGCTTGTCGTCACGGCTGGGGCATGCGACCGAACCCTCGGGAGGGAGTGGAGTGGCTTCGGAAAGCCATGGATTCGGCGAATCTGGAAAtcaaggaggacgaggagcatGCCAAGGAGGGCAAGCATGTGGATGTGAACGAGCGGAAGACACACCGTGCTCAGTTGGCGCTCAGTATATATGAACTGGGTGTCAGTCATATGAACGGGTGGGGAATTGAGCAGGATAAGGTGTTGGCGTTGAAGTGTTTTGAAACTGCTGGAG CTTGGGGAGATGTCGATGCGCTTGCGGAGGCCGGGTTCTGCTATGCTCAAGGCATTGGCTGCAAGAAGAACCTGAAAAAGAGTGCCAAACTCTATCGGGAGGCCGAGTCGAAGGGAATGAGCATGGTGGGCAATAGCTG GATTCACAAGCCAAAATATGCCGACGACCCtgaaaaggacaagaaggaccgGGCAAAGTCGAAATCTAGAAAGAGCATCTTTAGCAGAAAGACGCATTGA
- the PUP1 gene encoding proteasome core particle subunit beta 2 (EggNog:ENOG503NWM3; COG:O; MEROPS:MER0000542; BUSCO:EOG092641M3), which yields MPGFDFSNYNRNAALHARGVPLPKATSTGTTIVGCIYDGGVVIAADTRATSGPIVADKNCEKLHYISPNIWCAGAGTAADTEFTTALISSQLELHSLSTGRKPRVVTVMTMLKQHLFRYQGHIGAYLVVAGVDPTGTHLFTVHAHGSTDKLPYVTMGSGSLAAMSVFETQWKAKLTQDEAVKLCADAIEAGIWNDLGSGSNVDVAIITPEKTILKRNYIKPNERTQKLKSYVFPTGTTAVLNEKITIRKQDIGNFVSITDLTEAEAGDKMEVDT from the exons ATGCCTGGTTTCGATTTCTCAAATTACAACCGCAATGCGGCTCTCCACGCCCGCGGCGTGCCCCTCCCCAAGGCGACCAGCACAGGTACCACCATTGTGGGATGTATATATGATGGTGGTGTAGTG ATCGCCGCCGATACCCGTGCCACCTCAGGCCCCATTGTCGCCGACAAGAACTGCGAAAAGCTCCATTAcatctcccccaacatcTGGTGCGCCGGTGCCGGTACCGCCGCCGACACCGAgttcaccaccgccctcatctcctcccagcTCGAGCTCCattccctctccaccggccGCAAGCCCCGCGTGGTAACCGTCATGACCATGCTCAAGCAGCACCTCTTCCGCTACCAAGGGCACATCGGCGCCtacctcgtcgtcgccggcgTCGACCCTACTGGCACCCACCTCTTCACCGTCCACGCCCACGGCTCCACCGACAAGCTGCCCTACGTGACCATGGGTTCcggctccctcgccgccatgTCCGTCTTTGAGACGCAGTGGAAGGCCAAGCTGACCCAGGACGAGGCTGTGAAGCTCTGCGCGGACGCTATCGAGGCTGGTATCTGGAACGATTTGGGTTCTGGTAGCAACGTGGATGTGGCAATCATCACGCCGGAGAAGACAATTCTCAAGAGGAACTACATCAAGCCAAACGAGAGGACGCAGAAGCTCAAGAGCTATGTGTTCCCAACGGGTACCACCGCGGTGCTGAACGAGAAGATCACGATCAGGAAGCAGGATATTGGGAACTTTGTCAGTATCACGGACTtgacggaggcggaggctgGCGATAAGATGGAGGTTGACACATAG